The genomic stretch ACGGATAAAATGGTTTTCTTTCCATGTTAGGCATGCCTGTTGAAGCTAGTGATGATGCCTGTTGAATATTTTTGCTTTGCTTTTTATGGTGTTTATACAGGTGAGTGCTCTCATTGCCATTTTAGTTTGTTTGATCTTGGTCGATGTACTGTGTATTCAAAATAGAGGACTTTCGTTTTATCAATTCTTTCTTTTTGTATTAAGGGGTAAATGCGGGTGATTTTAGTTGAGATCTCAGGATAACAAAACAGATTAAGATAAAAGTGATTAAAGTGGGAATGTATTTTGAAATTGGTGTATAATAATATTAGGGATATCAATGTTGAAattaggttatatatatatgtattttttttatttctctgtATACATGCATGCGAGTCTGTGGCGAACCTGACTGAGAGAGGCATGCCTGTTGAAGCTAGTGATGATGCCTGTTGAATATTTTTGCTTTGCTTTTTATGGTGTTTATACAGAATACACAGACTGAAGCTGATTCCGGTGTCCAGAGTTTTATTCCTCACATACACAACGCAGAAGGGAGTAGCTTAAACCCACAGACCGGCTAcaggggcgcaaaaatattctcatctactaaaggggggcatggcagaaaaagtttgggaaccactgccttagAGGATGATCACACGTCTGTTCTTAGGAAATTGCCATGGTAGTTTGTAATGGTATTAGTCATCTAAGTTCACAATAGTTTCATGAGTTCAGAGTGAgcactaacattactaaacaCTGATCAATCATATTTCGTCAATCACAGTTATGAAGAAATTTGAACTTACCAAATAGGAGGATCAGGAAAAAGTGAACCAGTTGGTAATAGCGAACTGTCCCTTCATTGCCCCCTGATCCAGTTCTTTACCAGGAAATGTGAATGCTTGCGAGAAACAATGCAAATTGAAACTGAGAAAATTACTCAGCTGAAGATAACTTTGTCAGGGCTTAGTGACCTTTTTATTAACTCTGTACGAAGGATGGATCAGAGAGAACACACCTGAAGGCGTGGTGTGAGAAAAATTGGCACTGAATAAATAATGTGTTTCCTGCTAGATGTTCAATATTTGTACCCTTCAAATgggttttattttattcattaaaaacatttcacttttaaacaaagtgaaaCCCTTATGTAAAAATCCCCTGATTAGTCTCCTTTCAGTTTTTATTAGCTTTCTGTAAAGTACACTTATCTAATATATTCACTTGTTACAAACCTGTAAGGTTCTTTATGCACTTTGAATTGCCCCTGTACTTTAAATGTGTTATATAAATGAACATGCCTTATTATAGTTAGACAAAGTGAAACTAAATTGCTGTTAAATACTATAGGCTATGATTTCCTTATCATTTCCTCCAAGATGTTTCTTACTGGGAATACAGTATGTCTTTGGAGATTTTTTCATTTAACACCTTAATTAAAGCATAATTTCTAGCAAACTATAATATGGCTTCATATTTTTTGATGTAGTGTTTACATCAGAATATTACAGTCAGTATGGCCTCATCCACAAAATGAGAAGCGATGATCAACCACGCGGAATAGAAACTGAATAAACAAACACTTATAGTTTCagatataaaaaaatacaaGCAAACACTTGTTCTTTGGTTTGTCCACTACCCTTTTAAAATCTCGCATAATATTGCATTTTGAAACTTCAATAAAGGATGGCAAAAAGTCATATATACAACTAACAGAGTGGAGCTCATCATCGGCACTGACCAAAGAGACATATTCCGGCAAACACTATGCATAAACCTAACCACAGAGTAGCAGGAAAGTTGACAGGAAGTGATGTGTGTCACAACAGAGAGAGGAAATTACTGGACTAAGACGATTTCAACATTTTCTACTCTTAGAAGGTTAAAAGGCGTTTACTATAAGATATAAATATTACTGTAGAGAGGAGACATGAATATCTCACATCCTGCCCGTCTTGCATTACAAATACAGCTATTAATTTCATGTTTTCCTTTTATGCTCTTTTAATATTTTCTATTTCCTGTTTTCTTTTACAAGAGTCCTCAAATCAATTAGTCTTTTCTTCGTAGATCATGGTCTGTGGAGCTTGCGTTTACTTCCCAGTCTTTGATACAGCTTGGATGGCTCTGATCCATTCGTTGCGTTCTTCGGCTGTAGCGGCCTGCAGATAGTAGTGTATCTCGTCTGAAGTGATGATCTCAAAAAGATTCCCTTCCACATCATGCTTTTTAGCTGTAGCAGTCAATAACACACAATTAGAAAATGACTGCTTTGGGTGATTCTTGGAAAACTCTAAATGGGCATGGAAGCTTAGAATCAACGATGTGGCTGTTAGCATTACGTTATGATGATTATGCCGCATCTTTCTCataattaaaaatgttttactgCCGATTAACAACAAAAATTGATGGTGTCTTACCATCTGGCACGTAGTCCACTGCAGTTATTACGGATCCACGCAAGTGAATAGAACCGAGTGGATATTCCTCACCCTTaaaatagacacacacagagtatgAGGGAATGCGGCAGAGCACACAAGGAATTAAGAATAATTGTTAATCCTGCTCTTGAGTTCAGAACCTTTCTCACCTTGGTGGGGTCATAGTAGTGAATATATGCAGGATCATCCCTTAGAATAAATTTTCTCACCTTCCAGTTTTTTCGACGGTGACCCTGTTAAATAAAAATTTACAAACTATGGCTCTAAGTCTGTTTAAATGGTCCCACTAGACACAAATGGTCTTCGCAAGGGGGAGCAATATCAACCATGAACTAATAGTTACATTTCATCCTTGAACATAAACTTCCTGTGTGGATTTGAAGCAAATGAAAAGGCCATCACTTTTAGCACCCTTTGCATTTTTGGAAGATATCTATATGATGAGCAAAAGTTTTTAAAAAGGTCAAATAGTTACCTGTTTAAGGAGGAAGCCTTGTTTGACTTTGGTCCCTCTGAACTCCTCCTTCAAAATTGTATCATCATCACTGGAGTAGCCTTCACAGAAGAAGCCACTGTCAGCCTGAAGAGGAGACACAGAGTCTCTGTACAAGTTCTCAAATCTCACATCTTCACCTCCTTCACAATGACTTGTACAAAACAGTTCCATAAACTCCAAATGTTTTCTGCAGTCCCTGTGCAGTGGCCCCGGTTCAAGTGGGCCCGGATCCAGGCAGGTTTACTTACAAAGTAGTAAAAGGCATCAGGCTGGTCCAGGAGCGTCAACTCTAAGCTGCCCTCCACAGCTGCTTTAGATAGCTCCCCGGCCGGCTGCAGGAAACCCTCGTTTAGGAGCCCCGCGGCCAGCATCAGGCCCTCAGTCCGATTCCTCACCTTTCCCTGAGACACCAGCCAGTCAATCACAGCGTTCCCTGTCAGCACACCGGCACACATTAAAGATCATTCACAGGGATGACAAAAAGCAGTGCAAATCTTGCAGTAAGAAGTGTGCTAACTGCTACACACAGCATCTGGCTCACATCATTTTGACGGTACAGTATGAAAGAAGCAAATTTGCAAAGCTGCAAATCTGGCTTAAATGGCATATGCATTGATGTGAAGATGCACCGGAAGTTGCTTAAATATTAGCATCAAGTTTCCATTACTGCACATGTGCAGACCACACCTTCAAATTTCCATAATGATGTTGTCTAACATTCTGTACCAGTGAAGCAGTGATTGAAgaccttcttctccttctccagctTCATCTGTTTAATTCCTGCATCTTGGTCTTTCATCATAACGCACAGTTCACTTCAGGAAAACAGAGCACAGCAGATATCCAGCATGAATCCAGCCGTCTCTCAGCAGGAATAATGGTCAAGTAAGGTAAACACGTCACCGTTAAGGTGAGCTAATTTAATCCATGACCATTTAAGTATTCTTACTTCTGTTATAACTATAAAATGTGGATACTTGTTCTGGGATGTGTTAGGACTAATTTAAActattttttaatcactttcatttctttACCAGTGTTAGGCTTCAAACCaaacttttactttttttttaaccacTTTCATTTCTGCTTTATTTTTAGGGGTGTTGATCCCAATCCCTTTTACAGCAGTCTCTTTCATTCATGCAGCAATAAGCAAGATGTAGACCTTTATTGACATCtgcacaaaaaaaaatatttctgagacagctatttgtgtcgtgtggtaatatctttttagTTTAACAGAATCTTGTGAACTTTCTGCTGTTGATGAGAGTTGAACACCTTtaggaaatgtttataattgttCTATCATAAACTTTTGTTCCATTATAAACTTTTACCATTCTGTTGTTTGGCCTCAGTGCAAAAGAGGCAGACATTCATTCACATTAAATGAGTGTGAAGCAAAGATCTAACATAGGCGTGGAAGTGAAAACATTAATCTGGACAAGACAATCTTAAAAGATTTTTATCTTAAACATAAAGCATATTTTTACTGACGCAATTATTTTGGAGGGCACTGTATAAACTGTATAAATCTAATTTCCTTATATTCATGCCACTGTCAGATTTTACCTCAGGTTAACAGTTTCAGGCAGTCGAATAGACCTCCGGGTGGATTTCCTTGCAAACTTCTTGCCGCCCTGCAGACAAGTTATGGCCCTCTTGATGTCCTTGGTCCATAGTTCTCTTTCCTCCAGGTGAGTAGCTTGGAAGAAATGGTCCTGATTCGACGCTGTGCTCACCTTGAACACAAACTGAACACGAAAAGAAGCGCACAATTGTGGAAAAGTGCTTGGCACCATAAGCTTTAATTTGTTGGTATTAGAGGGAATTGTTTTCTGAACACATcaccatttttttgttaaagtcTTGGCAGGGGCTGGTAAGTACGGCATCTTTGAATGGAATCATCCCTTTTGGACTGctgtctgtcttcttcttgtAAAACTCTATTCCATCATCTGCTAACACCACCCATACCACCTTCCATGAATTTAGTACAGTGCCCTGGAGAAAACAATAAAACCGCTAGTTTAACCCTAGCACTATTGTCATGATATGAAATCATGTCAAATCATGATATGAaatcatgtgctgtaaaacaaagTGTTTGATGTTGTTACAAAGAATAATTGAAAATAGATTAAACAATTCTCCAGATAAAGTTTTGTTTGTGATTGTGAGGAAGGATTATCTTTACTCTGTGACATTTAGTTGTACATGGCACTCTACTTAGATGAAGGGGCAAATTTGAGTTATACCCAGAAAATGCATTTTACTGAAATAAAACAGTAAATTAAAGTTACAATTAAAGTTACAAGCATAATGGCCCCTtttcaaaatgtgttttttttcttctaaaagGACAAACTGGCACTTGTCTCAAAGGAAAATAGTTATTATGGAAAAGTTATTGTCACACTAAAATATTAGTCCATTAAAACCTTTGTGCTGCTCATCTAACTGCTGACATGGCAGCACGAGTACTTACACATACAGAAGTATTTTTATCTCAGCTGTGGTTGTGGAGGAAGTTACTGCCCTGCCTTCAAAACCCTAATAATGATCAGCATGGAGGAAGTACTGTTCTAGCCAAACACTCGTGCTGTCTAAATATAGGCGTTTCTCAAAAGAAACCGTCTCTCTGGGCTCCTACCCGACCAGACAAAGAAAACAAGAagataaaaaatgaaaatatagATGCACCAAAATCCAAAATAATGTAATTTTTTAAAAGATGAGAGCTGTACATTGGTCCATCATCCTTATAATTCAACATGGCGACCAAAAGAAGAGAAATCGATTACAATAACCAATATAATGCCACACAGTGCTTGTCAATTCATATTCCAAATTTCAATTTCAGTTTTTAGCTATTTACAGACTCTTACCTTTTTCACGAGGTACCCCTCTCTAATGGTCTTGGGCTCCATAAGCTCCAGTAGTTCTTAGCTGTTTATTCACCGCGCTGTCTTGAGAGTGTGAGGACCGCAGCTTCAATGAGAAGCTTTTGTGTTCATTGCTTGCGAGATAACTGTCTGCACCCAACAAAAAGGAAGTTGCTCTGTAGTTATGATTCACACGTTTTCATGGTCACCTATCAGCATGTACACATGTGATTCATTCATAATGGAAAGTCTTCACACATGTCAATCATTTTCATGAAGATTTGCTAAATAATAATGACTGTACTTCTTCCAGGGACTTTAAATAGGTCTTTTAAGTGGAGTTAAGGATGTCTACATGTCTACATTAAATTGCACAACCGGAATGACTTGCAATAGGATGGGAATAGCATGTCAATCATAGGAGCTTTGACATGTTATTCCCAGGACAAGTGGATATTCTGAAGATTTTTTTTAAGACTCAAGGTTCTCCCTACCGccttaaacaaacacacacacacacacacgcacgcacgcacacacacacacacacacacacacacacacatcacgtcACTAAAGCTAAATTCCAATCACATCCACAATTCACACCCACTTTTCGATCTACATGTAAAAAAGAACACGATTTTGACATATTTGTGCGGCTATAAAACACGCATGGATAACGGAGCAGGATTATCTGTTGCTTCTGTTAAGTAGGTGGACCAGTTCTTGTGGGTGATTTTACTATGTGTGGCGGAGATTGTGGAAAGGAAGAGTACAAATGGCATCATGGCCGCTAGTTCAACGACGTGTTTAGGTTATATACACGAGCGCACGTCACATAATCCCGTATGTAGTGTAATGCAATGTAATGTAGTGTAATGTCGTGTAATGTAGTTTAATGTAGTTTACAGAGTGCAGTGAACGTCTTCTTGGTCCCAGTCGACTGCCCTCATACACCGTGCTTAAATCTGAATCCTTGCAAATGATGGCCAGCGTCCCGCAACTGATCAAAATTGGAATTTCCTTGAAAACGACTCCACACAATGGACCCGTTTTTTTCAAAACGGATGGGACGAGATTTGATCAGACCAGAACAATTAAATTATTGACCGGAACGAAGTATAAGATTGAGGTGATCGTTAAACCTGGCGCCATTGAGGCTAGGTGAGTATACAGGTCGCAACACTGTACCTGTCATATTTTGCTCATAGTCACTCTACAGCCATGGCTTTAGCAAATGCAGCCTCTGAAAACGTCTATTATTGTATGCTAATGTGAGTGTTCATTATGCCTTTTTTGAACGAACATCTCATTATTCTTTCACATCAATACCTTTAGATCCATGACCATTGCTGGGGTAATTTTTCCTTTGGACCAGCAGTCCAAAGACCCCCAGTCAGTGGTGTATTCAGGAACATACGAGACTGAAGGAATCGCTCACACCAAAAAAGGAGAGAGGCAGTCTGTCCTAGTCAGCATACAGGTAAGAGAGTGTAGCGCTTCGTATAAAGGAATATGCATGGGAATCAAACCAAGGAGCCCACTGCATGTGGCTTTCAATCCCTCAACAGTTAACTCGGGCTGGCCTGTTTGAGACTGTGTGGCAGGTGAAATTCTACAGTTCCAAGAAGAGAGACCACTGTCAGTGGGGAAACAGCTTCCGCAGTATTGACTATGAGTGCAAACCCAATGACACATGCAGCCTGATGTTCATCAATAAAGAAGTGTTTTTGTGAGAAGTGACCTGCAGTCATATGATGAAATGAATCCATGAGGAAGCAGATAGCTGTAACTCTGTCAGAGAGAACACATTTTTTGTACAGAGGAAATATCCATAATAAAATGTACATGTCCATACCAGGTATTGTCAGTTTAACAATGTTTTGGCGTTTTTGTAGCATAGCCCAGTCTGGTGAGATTATATAGTTTGACTGACTGAGGTTATAACAAAACATAAATGTATACTAATCTATTAATAATTTGTTATCATTTTCTTGTTTGTCCAGTTTGGACCTCCTGCCTGGATCTCCAGGTGAGAGTTGGTTTGGTGGTCATTTTAAACACAGGTCAGGTATTCTTGATAAAATGTTGAAACattgtgtaatgttgtgttaCAATGTGTATATACCCCATTTTTATATAGTAAACATTCTGGTTACGGTTGGTATTTTActgctgtttttatttattttttcatttataTAATTGTGTAATTTTGTAAATTGTACCTAATAAACATTGTGTATATTGTGATATAACAACTTATTTGTGTGTCTTATTCCTGTTTTATCATTACCATTACTAAAGTGGCATAACTCTATGGCATATAGGGGTAGGTGCTATGGTAGACATTGAGTCTGGTCACTtgatattttgtttttgtttttttatgcaGAGAATCTCTAACTCACTTTCTAAGTCATACATGAAAATAGTCCTACACTTTGCCAAACCTGCCTTTCCTTCATGCGGgtgttcattttcatttcatgaTCATCATTTAGATATTTCAGCCTGTATGTGAAATTAACTAGTCTTTCGTGGAGAGTAAGCTTTCTTTCTGCTGGCTAAAGGGGCAGACACCTGTCCTTCTTCTGTGGCTATAGAAGGCAAACAAATTAGCAGCTCAACTCATTTGTCCAGATTACCATTAAAAATTGCTAGGGAGAAAGCATTTAGCATAATGGCAAAATGTCACATTCATGGTCTATAAGTACaaatctacacacacaaaaaaattgtATTCTGATATTCATTGAAGTGTATAGATCGCCCTCTTTATTGATACCTAGTGGTTTGAATTTGCCTATCCAATTCCAGAACTTTGAATGCATTCCTGGATCCAGCAACACATTATAAACTCAATTTATAGCCCTCCATAAATACCATTTAATCTTTTAACTTAATTGAGAATTCAGACTAACTAGTCTGAAATTAAACTTTCAGAAAGTGACCTTTTTGGGTCTTCATTAGCTATTTtgtatttctttcatttgaagtGTATGAACTGTATAACGTTATCCTTTAGATGGCGCTAAAGCATCAGAGATTATGAAGCTTCGAAAAGGGTGAAAGTCACCACTGTGGTATAAAAAGAAGTGCACAAAATGTAAGCCTATTATTACTCATGAATTCGtggatatatataattttacagcAGTTTTCGTTATTACATCGTAAACGTGTCATCACCTGCTATTCGTTATATTTGTGTGCATTTATGGCATGCAGCAAAGTACAAAATACACTTTCTTACactttattttaaacatttgtgAGTAAAAAACAAACGCTGTTAAAATGATCCGCTTCCACGTTGAATGAATGactgcacaagtgtgtgtgtggagtggttgTGTCGGAGGAGGCCGGATGTCGGGCAGGCGCCCCCGCCCTAGCGTCTCCCTCCAGCGGCTCGGCTCACTCCTCCGGGTGGACCCCTACGTGCCGCAGTAAAGCCCGAAGAAACAGGCAGCAAATCGGGGTTTCCGTTGTGTCACAACAAAGCGATATTTGCTTTAAGAAGAAAAAGGCTCGTTGATTTATttcttagtttttttacagcCATTTATCGCTGCCCATTTTGAAGCGGGATTCTGTCGCACGGGCAACAAAATGGTAAGAGTGGTGTTTGTTTCTAGCTCATAAACGTGGTAAATTTAATTTAAAGCTCAGTATAACTGCCTAGTGGGGTAGTTGGACTGTAACCAGTGTATCCAACACGCAGTGATTAACAACACCGAAACAAAATGATTAGCCGTACGGGCTAAACTGGGGCAGGTGGGGTCGTGTTCGTGATACTGGTGTCGGTGCTGTTCCGTGTGGCCCAGATCATGTCACCTGGCTATTCTTGGTGTGGTAGATCACTTTAAAACTAGTTGTGTTGTTAGACTCCAATAAAGTGTGTTAAATAAGCCTATATAAGTCGAAATGTCGTGTGAAATACAACACATGCGATGCTACTTTTGGTGTCTGCAGGCTTCGTCAAGCACCGCAGGAAGTACTAATCTTAATTTACCAGAGAAGCCCAATGTGTGGAGTCGTAGCAGTTTAATAACGGAGATGTGTAGGCCTACACTGTACTGTAAATGTTTTAATTGTACATTTCTGTCTGTTGTGGAGGTATTTGTGGTTAACTGTGCATTAAATCGTGTTCTTCACGTTTGTTGTTGTAAGTTCATTCTAGTTGAGCGTTCAGTCAAACGTTTTGCGTACAGGGAAGAATCTCTGAATCAGCATCTGAACGCAGCCGTGGGAGGAGGCACAACACCACTATATGATTTTTCCCCTTTTCGTTGAAGTTCAAGTCAGTTCTAAGGCCCAGAATTTTTGTCAATTGATACCGGCTCAAAACGGTGGCacgacaaaacaacaaaattgaTTGTCAGCCCACTTTATGGAAACCAAGTAATCCAGAAAAATAGCAACAGATGACTTTAAATGAAATATCAATTCTGTTGTCAAAGTCTTAATTCAAAAAAAATCttattacatttaataaaattCCATGTCAAATTGGACATTGCGACAAGTACACAGTGGCATGTCTATAcgcataaatacagtatagtaATGAACACATATATTATACTGTATTTGGCAGACAGTAGATGACTAAACACAACAATATTTGTGCCAGTTTAAAATGTGCTGGTGCAAAACAAACATGTTATTTATGATAATCACTTTGGATGCTTCATATAGTATATGGCTACATGTAAGATGTTCAGGGCTGCTATCACTATAAAGGGTTATTAAAATAAGTCATAATAGAAGTCATAAGTGAATAATGTACATTCTAACATCTCGTGAGATCGATCTTGACATGACACTGAGGATAACAGGAATTTATATACATTCTGAACAAATGGAAAGCTCGACTTAAAGTTAAATGCATTAATTCTCAACCAATTAtagttatatataaatatataatatatgaaaTAGCCTACTGTACATTCTGcaaatacaaatatacaaaatacTTATGTCTGTGCATAAAACAGGATCATTCATGAGTTTTATTTGAGATGTATAAACAACTCTGTTCTAACACTAATCCTTTCTACTAAGCCTTAGAAATAGCCATGAGGTTGCAATGTTGCAAGACGTTCTACAGGGTTTCTTTCGTGTCACTGTGTTATGCTCCCTCTTATTGCGGAGTTACAGTACAAGATTCTAGTTGCGTTGCTGAATTGGTCACACTACAGGGGTAACATGGTGGGCACATATATTGCAGAGTTCCCAACTTTTGGGCCTAATTTTACTGTCGCTGACTAACTGGGGCCTGGTATCAGCTTGCTGCATGTGCCCACCAAGACACTGGTGTACTTGACATTAGGGGAATCCAGATAAAGTCCAACATGTATTTTTGTCAAGTTGCTGAATTCAAATGAGAACCTTGTGTAAAGGAAAGAACTACAAGGCAACATGTTATAATGCTTTGGAATCGAGCACCAAGATTATTGTGTGACCCTGTAACAAATGTACTTACAATGTAGCCACTGATTGTGGCTTTATGTCTCTTCATCAAAAAGGTAATACTTTGTGTTGTGGTCATCACTGGACACATGAGATTAAATGTTATGCCCGTCTTTACTCTCTGGATCACATAGAGGCTTCAGAAGTTTATAATACAACTGTTCTGTGTGCAAAAGCGGTTCATGTCTTTTTCTGGACAATTCGAAtcttgagagagaaaaaacaagGCAAAAAATGGTTGCATTATGGAGGTgtgcagtgagagagaaaaaa from Brachyhypopomus gauderio isolate BG-103 chromosome 15, BGAUD_0.2, whole genome shotgun sequence encodes the following:
- the cnrip1b gene encoding CB1 cannabinoid receptor-interacting protein 1b is translated as MMASVPQLIKIGISLKTTPHNGPVFFKTDGTRFDQTRTIKLLTGTKYKIEVIVKPGAIEARSMTIAGVIFPLDQQSKDPQSVVYSGTYETEGIAHTKKGERQSVLVSIQLTRAGLFETVWQVKFYSSKKRDHCQWGNSFRSIDYECKPNDTCSLMFINKEVFL
- the plek gene encoding pleckstrin, yielding MEPKTIREGYLVKKGTVLNSWKVVWVVLADDGIEFYKKKTDSSPKGMIPFKDAVLTSPCQDFNKKMFVFKVSTASNQDHFFQATHLEERELWTKDIKRAITCLQGGKKFARKSTRRSIRLPETVNLSELCVMMKDQDAGIKQMKLEKEKKVFNHCFTGNAVIDWLVSQGKVRNRTEGLMLAAGLLNEGFLQPAGELSKAAVEGSLELTLLDQPDAFYYFADSGFFCEGYSSDDDTILKEEFRGTKVKQGFLLKQGHRRKNWKVRKFILRDDPAYIHYYDPTKGEEYPLGSIHLRGSVITAVDYVPDAKKHDVEGNLFEIITSDEIHYYLQAATAEERNEWIRAIQAVSKTGK